TTCGTCGGGCGCGTGGACGTGGCGCATCAAGCAGGGGAACGGCGATGTCGTCGCGACCGGCGCGAAGGTCTACGAAACGCAAGCCGCGTGCATCAAGAGCGCGGAAACCTTCGCTGATGCCGTGGGCGTCACCGATGTCGTCTACGTCCCGCTGAATCCCGAA
The nucleotide sequence above comes from Abditibacteriaceae bacterium. Encoded proteins:
- a CDS encoding DUF1508 domain-containing protein encodes the protein MKLRVECNEGSSGAWTWRIKQGNGDVVATGAKVYETQAACIKSAETFADAVGVTDVVYVPLNPE